The DNA sequence CAGAGCATAATGGTCCAGTATATATAAGATTAGGGAGAAGCGGAGTGCCTGTAATATTCGATGAAGATTATAAATTCGAAATTGGAAAAGGAGTAGAATTAGAATCTGGTAATGATATAACTATTATAGCTACTGGAGTAATGGTTAAAAAAGCACTAGATGCTAGAAAGGAATTAGAAAAAGAAGGTATATCTGCAAGAGTAATTAATATGGCTACTATTAAACCTATAGACAAAGATATTATTATTAAAGCAGCAAAAGAGACTAAAGGAATAGTGACTGCAGAAGAACATAACATTATTGGTGGTTTAGGTAGTGCTGTATCAGAGGTAGTAGTGGAAAATCATCCAGTTTCGGTGTTGAGAATTGGAGTGGAAGACACTTTTGGAGAATCAGGAGTTGGGGATGAATTACTTGAAAAGTATGGATTAACAGTTGAAAATATAGTTGAAAAGGCAAAAAAAATTTATAATTTATAAGATATAATAACCCTTGCCAATTGGCAAGGGTTATTATATCTTATAAATTTTGTAACTGGAGTTTTTGAGAATAGTAATATGCATTTTAGACTAGTTTAAGATATTAAACATATTCTATAACCTATAGGAATAAATATAATATGAGAAAATTTATATCTGGAGGGGGTAGGATGAGAAGAAAAATATTAATTGGAGTTATTATATTGGTTATTGTATCGGGTATATTATTTATACCCAAATATT is a window from the Tissierellales bacterium genome containing:
- a CDS encoding transketolase C-terminal domain-containing protein, producing EHNGPVYIRLGRSGVPVIFDEDYKFEIGKGVELESGNDITIIATGVMVKKALDARKELEKEGISARVINMATIKPIDKDIIIKAAKETKGIVTAEEHNIIGGLGSAVSEVVVENHPVSVLRIGVEDTFGESGVGDELLEKYGLTVENIVEKAKKIYNL